The following nucleotide sequence is from bacterium.
AGCGTTTATGGCTTTTACACATCCGTCCGAGTCAAAGAATAAAACATCTGAGCTTTTCAGCTCGTATCCGACTGTTCACATAATATCCGCATCGAACTCCTATGAAATATTATCTGCCGGACATTCATTAAAAAACGGGTAACGACTTTGCAGACGCTACCCGTTTCACTCACCGTACAAATACCTCGATGAGGATTTCACATTGCTGCATCACGCTATCAGTTTATTTTTTTTCAGATTGCGGATTCAGGAGTCTGAGACGTTTCGCAACCCAATGGGTGACACCTTTTTGTTGTGAAACCTGCTTCAACAGCTCTGCCGCTTCCTGATTCTTTTTCTGGGCAAGCAGGAGTTCGGCGCGGGTTACGAGCGCTATCTGGTCGTCGAAATCCATTTCAATCCCGTCAAACAGAACTTCTGCCGATACACTTCCGCCGCCCGGAGCACCCGCACCACTTTCTTTTGTAGTTCCTACCGAGGAAAGACCGAGAAAATCATCTTCCTCTTTTTCCGGACTCGGGACAGTTACAGCCGGATTCTCTTCGGTGACAGGCGTTTCTTCCGTATCTTCATCCAAACCGAGATCAATATCCATAAAATCAGTATCTTCCCGGGCCGTTTCTTCCTGAGCGGTTGCTTCCGGTTCTTTGTCATCATCAATCCCTACAAAATTAAACTCCCCGGTATCCCCTTCAACCGGAACTGCTCCCTCTTCTTCACCGGTATCTTCAGGGGCTTCGTCACTCTTCCCGTTTTCCAGGTCATCGATAATTGAAGCATAATCGTCGGTCGATTCATCAGCGGCCTGCACGTCTTTTTCATCATCGAATTCGCTGAGAAGGGACGAATAGTCTCCCCCGGATTCCCCGGAAGTTCCGATATTCCCGACAGTTTCAAGTTCCTTTACAGATGCAAACTCGCTTCCTGAATCCTCTGCGACCTCCTGTTTATCCTCGCTGGTCAGTGCGCTGAACAGGGAAGCGAGTTCATCGTCCGATTCTTCAGAATCCTTCATATTCAAGTCAACAGCCATTTCTTCGGAAACAACTGAAAAATCAGACTCCCCGGCTGATTCCTTATAACCATCACCGTTCTGTTCTCCGAAAATCGAATCGAGCTCCTCCATAGGATTTCCGGTAATTTCAATATTATCATCAGAAACCGTTTCTTCCACAGCTTCTTCATCAGCTCTCATTTCATCTTCTTCGACTGGAATTTCACTCAAGGGAGAAGATTCGGAAAAATCACCGAGCCCGTTATCCTCGAATTCTTTTGTAATTTCCTCATATCCGCCCTGATCATCTTCCGATACCGATATACCCTGCGTCAGTGTATCGATGGTAAGATCTTCACCCAGAAGCTCGGACAGAGCAAGACCATCGTGGTCTTTGGATTGTCCCGGGGACTCTTTTTCTTCGTCAGTAAAAATATTTGCAAATTCGTTGAGGAGTCCTTCGTATTCGGAATCACCGGTTTTTTTCTTCTTTTCATTGCCGGAATTTTTTTCTCGTGCCATGATTCGATCACCTCGAAAGCATTTAACCCGATCATTCGTGAATTATAACAGAACGCGGATTTGCGCGGATCGGGCGGATTTACGCGGATTTGTTTTTTATATCTTTTAAATGTCGACGATCAATTGTCACTAAACCATAGTATTAATAATCTATTATGTCTCTTTATGACTTTGTGGTTTAATTGTTTCGCCAAGGATACGGGTTAAAAATTACACTAAGAATTATTTACACTATCCCGAATAATCAATATAGGATAAATACCGTATTTGTCAATAAATATTTGTCCGAACTGATTTCCTGTCCGTAATTATTCATTCGGAAAATACTCAATACCGGAAACAAATTATTGCGGAAACAGAAACAATGTTTTAGAATTAGTACCGCAATTCACATTTATACAATCAAACTGTATACAAGGACTCAATCATGAATATCGAACGGTTATCACAAGAAGACGGCGCAGGAAAGGCTCGTGGAATCACTGTGATAATCGATGTTTTCCGGGCTTTTACCTGCGAGCCCTTCATGTACCATTATGGTGCTGAGAGCATTTTTCTCGAAGCGGATATAGAAACATGCAGAACTTTTGCCGGGAAAGCCCTGCTCGTCGGTGAGCGGGACGGTCGGGAAATCGAGGGTTTCGATCTCGGGAATTCTCCTTCGGTTATTCTTTCAAAGGGAAGAGGCTTTTTCGAAGGCCGTACTGTCATCCACAGAACGACTTCAGGGGTCACCGGTGCGCTTGCCGCACTCGAACATTCGGATGAGGTGCTCCTGGCTTCATATGTAAGCGCGCGCCCCACCGCCCGGTATATCTTAAACCGTAAGCCAGCCCTTGTCAGCATCGTCGCAATGGGTGTCGTTTCCGTTCAGAGAACGCTCGAAGATGAATACTGTGGGGATTACATCGAAAGTCTGCTCACCGGGAAACCGTACGACCACGTAAAGGCGCTCGGAGATATCCTCTCCGATGAAACAGCTCAGAAATTCCTTCGGGGCGACAGAA
It contains:
- a CDS encoding 2-phosphosulfolactate phosphatase, coding for MNIERLSQEDGAGKARGITVIIDVFRAFTCEPFMYHYGAESIFLEADIETCRTFAGKALLVGERDGREIEGFDLGNSPSVILSKGRGFFEGRTVIHRTTSGVTGALAALEHSDEVLLASYVSARPTARYILNRKPALVSIVAMGVVSVQRTLEDEYCGDYIESLLTGKPYDHVKALGDILSDETAQKFLRGDRTYYPREDAVICLQRDLFDFALCAERRDGLVAAVKKLP